In the Phreatobacter oligotrophus genome, CATCCGCCGCGAGCGGCCCGGTGGGCTTGGCCAGCGTCTCGAAATGGCCGCGCCGCTGCAGCCACCACAGGAGGATGAGGCTGGGGATGGCGGTGAGGCAGGAGAGAATGAAGAACCACAGCCATCCGGTCTGGGCCGCCACGAACCCGGCAGGCGCAGAAATGTAGGTGCGTCCCACGGCCGACAGCGCGGACAGGAGCGCATATTGCGTCGCCGTGTGCAGCGGCGACTGGCAGAGCGCGGACAGGTAGGCGACGAAGATCACCGTTCCGATGGCGCCGGTGAAGTTCTCCGTGACGATGACGAAGGCGAGCATGCCGTAGCTCGCGGGCATTACCGCCTGAAGGGCGAAGACGAGGTTCGAGCCCATCTGCAGCAGGGCGGCAAGCCACATGCAGGACTTGAGGTCGAGGCCGCGGGCCACGAAGCCGCCCGCGAAGCCGCCTGCCAGCGTCGCTGCCAGCCCGAGCCCCTTCACGATGGCCGCATATTCCTCGCGGCTGTAACCCATGCCGCGAATGACAAAGGGGCCGGTCATGGCGCCGACAAAGGCGTCACACAGCTTGAAGAGGATGACGAAGGCCAGGACCGCGATGGCGGCGTCCCGCGTCAGGAACTCGCTGAAGGCTCCGGTAGCGGCACTCCAGACGCGCGAGAGCTGGTCGGTGCCGGCCAGGGCCTTCTCGGCGAGTTTCGACCGGTCCGGCTCCCGGGCGATGAGCGTCGTGACCATGCCGACCAGCACGAAGGCCGCCATGACGATGTAGCCAAGCGTCCAGGCCGTCGCCTTGTCGAAGCCCTGCACCTTCTCGAAGAAGGAGACGATGAACAGGGCACCGGCGGTGGAGACGAGCATGCCGACCCGATAGGCCGCCACATAGGAGCCGACGCCCGCCGCCTGCTCGGATGTGTCGAGCTTTTCGACGCGGTAGGTGTCGATGACGATGTCCTGGGTCGCCGAGGCCACGGCCACCAGCACCGCACCGAGGGCGATCATGAAGGGCGAGACGTCCGGGTTCTGCAGGCCGAGGAAGACGATGGCGGCCATGAGCAGGATTTGGCTGAACAGCAGCCAGCCCCGCCGGCGTCCGAAGAGGCGGCACAGGATCGGAATGTCGAGCGCATCGACGATGGGCGCCCAGAGGAACTTGATCGTGTAGGGCGTGCCGACGAGGGCGAAGAGGCCGATGGTGGTCAGGTTCACCGAGCTCTCGGCCATCCAGACCAGCAGGGTCGAGCCCGAGAGCGCCAGCGGCAGGCCGGCGGAGAACCCGAGGAACAGCACGATGAGCACGTCGCGGCGCAGATAGACCGCCGCCGCCTCGCTCCAGGACCGGCGCTGCGGCGCCGCAGCTTCGGCCGTCGCCTCCTGGCTCGTCATGACGTCCTCCGCTCGGTTGATCCGAGCAGGTGACGTCATCATGGTTAACGAAGGCTGAAAAGAGGCTTCAGGCCCGCTGGATCGCCGCGACCGTTTCCGGGGGAGGCCGCTTCGTCGCGCCGGGCCGGGGCTTGCCGCTGAACGGCACCTCGACGAAGCGGTGGAAGAAGGCGCCGACCGCGATCACCACCGCCGGGATCAGCACCAGCATGGCGATGGCCTGCCAGGTCGAGCCGATGGTGACCAGCTTGTCGCCATTGTGCATCACCATGCGGCCGAGGCCGAACTTGCTGTCGAGGAAGGTGCCGCCGGTCCGCAGGATCTGGAACAGGAAGGCGTGGGTCATATAGATCGCGAAGCTCCAGCGGCCGAGCGCCTGGGGGATCCGCGTCGTCAGCGCCGCCGAGATCGGTCCGCCCTCGAAGGAGAAGATGAAGACGAGCAGGCCGAAGAGCAGCGGCGCGGTCAGGTGCAGGAGGCCCATCGGCACCAGCGCCATATAGGCGAAGGCGGCAAGGGCGATGGCGGCCTCGAACCAGCCGAGCAGCCGGGCCGGCAGCGCGTAGCGCAGCCTCAGGTCATAGACGAGGCAGCCGATGGCGAAGCCGAAGAGGCAGCGCACGAAGCCCCAGTCGGAACTGACGAAGAGCGTCGCTGGCGAGACGATGGCAAGGACGAGGGCGCTGCCGAGGGCGAGCGCGAGGAAGGTCTCGCGCTTGGCGCCC is a window encoding:
- a CDS encoding AmpG family muropeptide MFS transporter, which codes for MTSQEATAEAAAPQRRSWSEAAAVYLRRDVLIVLFLGFSAGLPLALSGSTLLVWMAESSVNLTTIGLFALVGTPYTIKFLWAPIVDALDIPILCRLFGRRRGWLLFSQILLMAAIVFLGLQNPDVSPFMIALGAVLVAVASATQDIVIDTYRVEKLDTSEQAAGVGSYVAAYRVGMLVSTAGALFIVSFFEKVQGFDKATAWTLGYIVMAAFVLVGMVTTLIAREPDRSKLAEKALAGTDQLSRVWSAATGAFSEFLTRDAAIAVLAFVILFKLCDAFVGAMTGPFVIRGMGYSREEYAAIVKGLGLAATLAGGFAGGFVARGLDLKSCMWLAALLQMGSNLVFALQAVMPASYGMLAFVIVTENFTGAIGTVIFVAYLSALCQSPLHTATQYALLSALSAVGRTYISAPAGFVAAQTGWLWFFILSCLTAIPSLILLWWLQRRGHFETLAKPTGPLAADD
- a CDS encoding acyltransferase family protein is translated as MTQPASLPVLLPTRFRALDAWRGICAALVVLFHVPVLHIAKDWPAFANLQLGVDFFFVLSGFVISHAYQERLSSADQARGFLVARFRRLWPLHVAVLAAFVALEFAKLAYATINPAFGVEAAPFSSGRSPLEILTNLAFLQSFGLHPGLSWNGPAWSIAVEFWTSVVFLGVVLWWPGAKRETFLALALGSALVLAIVSPATLFVSSDWGFVRCLFGFAIGCLVYDLRLRYALPARLLGWFEAAIALAAFAYMALVPMGLLHLTAPLLFGLLVFIFSFEGGPISAALTTRIPQALGRWSFAIYMTHAFLFQILRTGGTFLDSKFGLGRMVMHNGDKLVTIGSTWQAIAMLVLIPAVVIAVGAFFHRFVEVPFSGKPRPGATKRPPPETVAAIQRA